TTAAATTGGTTTCGTAAATTTCAATCCATTGTTTAGTTGTCATTTTTGAACAAAGGTCGCCAATCAGTTCAAATGGAATTTGGTCTGGTTTTTTGAAGCGAATACAACTTTTTCCCATATCCAATTTTGTTTTTGAGTGTTTTGGGTACTCGTCAGAAAACCATTTTAGTAAATCTGGATTAGCATAAAGTCCCATATGGTACAGTGCAATAAAGTTTTTTTGTGAGGCAATACTGATAAAAGGTAATGGTTGTTTTGGGTCGCAATGGTATCCACTTGGGTAAATTGAATGAGGAACTACAAAACCAATCATCCCGTAACTAATTGTTTCAGAAAATCCATCTGGTAAATTTTGAAGTATGGTTTTCCGTAACTCTCGAACTGCAACTTGTCGGTCCGCAGTGAGTTGTTCAATGTATTGTTCAGTTGTTTCTGTTTTCATTTTTTTTTGATGTTAGTCTGTCTTAAAATGCCCTATAATAGTCAGGCGGTAGACGAAGTCCATCGGATTTCTGCTTACCGACATGTTCGGCGACGGTTCGATTCGCTTTTTATTTTCGCCTGCCGCCTGACTACTGCCGGCAAGATGAGCGAAGCGAATCTTGCTGAACGGTTTGCAGCTACCCGAAGGTGGGGATTTCGAAGCACTTTACTGTCAACCAAGCACAAACTTTGATAGAAGCACAAAGCTTGATTTTACCACTGAACCGCCACTTTTGGGTAGGTGCTGTTATGGGTAGTGGTTCTTCTATCCTGCATTGTCATAAGCTGTTCTTATCCATTCAATTACTTCTTTGTCAATGTCTTCTATGTCAGTAAGGTTTATTTTATGAGAACACATTGAGTTAGGTTTTTCGGGTTCTAATTTCCCTTTAGGTTCTTGTCCTTTTAAGTTGATACCAATCTCGTAACGTGTCTTTGTTGCAGGATTTAAAGTCGCAAATTGTTTTTTTCTTCTTAAACTCACATAGGTGTTTTTCGGTGCAATTTCAATGTCGTTTCCGAAAGTCTGAATTTCAGCAATTAGTTTGTCGTATATGGGTTTAAAATGTTCTTTTCCTTGATACTGTTTGATTATCAAATTGTCCTGATTTTCTGCTGAACCTGCATCCGTTTCTTTTGCTTTGTGAGCCACAAGGTTTGCAAATCCGTGAGTGAATTGGTGTTGCTCTTTAAGAAACTTAATTATTTCTCCGTGTTTTGCAAAGTTTTGTTGATTTACAATTTCAATCCATTGTTGCAATGTTTTACCTGTGTTTTTATGCAGGTTTTCAATCATTGTCTGCGTTGCTTTGTCCATATTATTAAGGTTTTATTTTAAAGATTTTATCTGAAAATGGTAAGTATTCAGGAAGTGCAGCCGAACCATACCAAGTAAAAATGTCGTAGTCTAAGAGACCGTTTTTAATGGCAAGGTCTGTTTGCAATAATTCTTTGGTTTCTTCTATTGTCTTAATGTTGTTCAAAATAAAAATGCCTCTGTAATTATTTTCATTCTTTCCTAATGGTCCTGCAACAACAAGTTTTCCTTCTTTAACCAAACGGTTTATGTTGTCCATATGCCCTCTAAAACTTTCGGCAATTAGCTCTTTGTCAGTCGTATTATTCGTTCCTGTTTTCAAAATAACCAAGAAGTAGCTTTTCATACCATAATCATCTCCGCCTAACTTTTCTGCTAATGTCTTGTCGTAATTTGGGTTTGTAATTGTAGAGTCATTTTTTTCAGCTTTTTGAAACTCCTTTTGCATCTTGTATGCAAACCCTTTTTGTTTTCCGTCCGAAACCTGCACATATATTTCTGTGTCAGTCAATCTTTGGTAAACAATTTTTTTTGGAAAATCGTGATTAGGA
This window of the Ignavibacteriota bacterium genome carries:
- a CDS encoding DUF1801 domain-containing protein, whose translation is MKTETTEQYIEQLTADRQVAVRELRKTILQNLPDGFSETISYGMIGFVVPHSIYPSGYHCDPKQPLPFISIASQKNFIALYHMGLYANPDLLKWFSDEYPKHSKTKLDMGKSCIRFKKPDQIPFELIGDLCSKMTTKQWIEIYETNLKR
- a CDS encoding DUF4287 domain-containing protein, which translates into the protein MDKATQTMIENLHKNTGKTLQQWIEIVNQQNFAKHGEIIKFLKEQHQFTHGFANLVAHKAKETDAGSAENQDNLIIKQYQGKEHFKPIYDKLIAEIQTFGNDIEIAPKNTYVSLRRKKQFATLNPATKTRYEIGINLKGQEPKGKLEPEKPNSMCSHKINLTDIEDIDKEVIEWIRTAYDNAG